From Rubidibacter lacunae KORDI 51-2, a single genomic window includes:
- a CDS encoding ATP-binding response regulator — translation MSSPVQSLCPFVRPVATCAIAANLATVLAQLQTDPDESIAVVNDRGAPLGLLRPARLLKYVGRSPLPDLATLLDPIAVVPVDIAPIEVGAYVNSTAAACAVVAADGRLLGLLDSRQVLATLLAPPHPASPPIGMPPPLAAALSPAQASSLELMPSRTLVLAPLLQLLEHLPLPLMMQDASGRAIAQNDRWREEICPRCDGCPLIGEQKAPLASAGVPPTADAPLQQWCNLSDPRDLGAKAATIASTALVSASAFYDPPAACSNSCAFCADGERARACGAWQFAKLPLSGPTASALGWESPLPTVATGPLWLVLATDISEQRQLCRELAAKNADLVQLNRLKDEFLACISHELKSPLTAVVGLSSLLKEQTLGKLNQRQERYTGLIYQSGRQLMTLVNDILDLTRLESGQLKLNPQSVSLADVCDRAYRDAAAALIERGQSDLHVGFSLEVEPGLERIVADDLRLRQLLVHLLSNALKFTKAGGKVGLRVNHWEGWVAFAVWDTGIGIPAGSQHMIFQKFQQLENPLTRQFEGSGLGLVLAQRLARAHGGDITFISEVGKGSEFTLLMPPCPPPDNRYPARGGSTVGRSKLVLAIEAVPQYIDNLNGQLRQLGYRVAIARSGTEALEKARTFQPRAILLNPLLPQLSGWDVLTLLKADARTREIPVLVTSTSAEKDRAIACGANGFLNLPVDGDSLRRYLDDEQEIVATPANALNDLTVLQLTVGTYKGVADLHNTERELVAQLGQLGYRVLEADDLDQADLLARIWRPDAIVLVDTDIPLADLKRLTGFRQLAALPLVILDAATAQRAHHLGTLSVFPCLAAPNASQVTALRSAVRVAANAGANSAREEDAPHILVADARETHAERSSEWLQALTQYLETAGYRSSLARTWTETYRQIHHHSIDLLLLDCGMPPWDATAIAALKELLQQYGNLPVVALASQADAAAIAPDQIELLQQVATHILPGHSQSMVELLAQIDLALELPSDG, via the coding sequence ATGTCTTCCCCCGTCCAATCGCTCTGCCCCTTCGTTCGCCCGGTGGCAACATGCGCGATCGCAGCCAACCTCGCCACGGTTCTGGCGCAGTTGCAAACCGATCCTGATGAATCGATCGCCGTCGTGAACGATCGGGGAGCGCCCCTCGGGCTCCTGCGCCCGGCACGGTTGCTAAAGTATGTGGGGCGATCGCCGCTGCCAGACTTGGCAACACTACTCGACCCGATTGCCGTGGTGCCGGTCGATATTGCCCCGATTGAAGTCGGCGCTTACGTGAACTCTACAGCTGCCGCATGTGCCGTGGTCGCAGCGGACGGTCGGTTGCTCGGACTGCTCGACAGCCGTCAGGTATTGGCAACCCTACTGGCACCCCCCCACCCAGCGTCGCCGCCGATTGGCATGCCGCCGCCGCTCGCAGCAGCTTTGTCCCCCGCGCAAGCGTCTAGCCTGGAGCTGATGCCATCCAGGACCCTAGTACTCGCGCCGCTGCTGCAGTTGTTGGAGCATCTGCCTCTACCACTCATGATGCAAGATGCTAGCGGCCGCGCGATCGCCCAGAACGATCGCTGGCGCGAGGAAATTTGCCCTCGATGCGATGGTTGCCCATTGATTGGCGAGCAGAAAGCCCCGCTCGCATCGGCCGGCGTACCGCCAACAGCTGACGCACCACTGCAGCAGTGGTGTAATTTGAGCGATCCGCGCGACTTGGGAGCAAAAGCGGCGACAATTGCATCAACCGCACTTGTTTCAGCGTCCGCATTTTACGACCCACCGGCAGCCTGCAGCAATAGTTGTGCATTCTGTGCGGACGGGGAGCGCGCTCGGGCATGCGGTGCGTGGCAATTTGCGAAGCTGCCTCTCTCCGGCCCGACAGCAAGTGCTTTGGGTTGGGAGTCCCCGCTACCAACGGTAGCAACGGGACCCTTATGGCTGGTGTTGGCAACAGACATCAGCGAACAACGGCAATTGTGCCGCGAACTTGCCGCGAAGAATGCCGACCTGGTGCAACTCAATCGGTTGAAGGACGAGTTCTTAGCCTGCATCAGCCACGAGCTCAAAAGCCCGCTAACGGCGGTTGTCGGACTGTCGAGCCTGCTCAAAGAACAAACCCTAGGCAAACTCAACCAACGCCAAGAGCGCTACACGGGACTGATTTACCAGAGCGGTCGGCAATTGATGACGTTGGTCAACGACATCCTCGACCTAACGCGGCTGGAATCCGGTCAACTCAAGCTCAATCCGCAGTCGGTGTCGCTCGCGGATGTCTGCGATCGCGCCTATCGCGATGCCGCCGCTGCCTTGATCGAACGCGGTCAGTCCGATCTGCACGTGGGATTTTCCCTGGAGGTCGAGCCCGGCTTAGAGCGCATCGTTGCCGATGACTTGCGCTTACGGCAATTGCTAGTGCATTTGCTCTCGAACGCACTCAAGTTCACAAAAGCAGGGGGTAAAGTAGGTTTACGCGTCAACCACTGGGAAGGCTGGGTAGCCTTTGCCGTATGGGATACGGGGATCGGCATTCCAGCAGGCTCTCAGCACATGATTTTTCAAAAGTTCCAGCAACTCGAAAACCCGCTGACGCGGCAGTTTGAAGGCTCGGGACTGGGATTGGTGCTGGCCCAGCGGTTGGCGCGCGCCCATGGCGGCGATATCACCTTTATCTCTGAGGTCGGCAAGGGCAGTGAGTTCACGCTGTTAATGCCGCCCTGTCCGCCACCGGATAACCGCTATCCCGCTCGCGGCGGCAGCACCGTCGGGCGCAGCAAGCTCGTGCTCGCGATCGAAGCCGTTCCCCAGTACATCGATAATCTCAACGGGCAACTGCGGCAGCTCGGGTACCGCGTGGCGATCGCGCGCTCTGGCACCGAAGCATTAGAAAAAGCCCGTACCTTCCAACCGCGGGCGATTCTCCTCAATCCGCTACTGCCACAGCTATCGGGATGGGATGTCCTGACGTTGCTTAAAGCAGATGCGCGTACCCGAGAAATTCCCGTATTGGTTACTTCTACCAGCGCCGAGAAAGACCGAGCCATTGCTTGCGGTGCTAACGGATTCCTGAACTTGCCGGTGGATGGTGACTCGCTGCGGCGCTACTTGGACGACGAGCAAGAGATCGTGGCGACGCCGGCGAACGCGCTAAACGACCTTACAGTGCTGCAGCTGACCGTGGGTACGTACAAGGGTGTTGCCGACCTTCACAACACCGAGCGCGAACTCGTCGCACAGCTCGGGCAGCTCGGATATCGAGTTCTGGAAGCCGACGACCTCGATCAAGCAGACTTGCTAGCACGCATCTGGCGGCCGGACGCGATCGTGCTGGTCGATACCGACATCCCGCTGGCAGACCTGAAACGCCTGACCGGTTTCCGGCAGCTGGCAGCCCTACCTTTAGTGATTTTGGATGCGGCGACGGCGCAACGCGCGCACCATCTGGGAACGCTGTCGGTGTTTCCATGTCTTGCGGCTCCAAATGCATCGCAAGTTACCGCCCTGCGCTCGGCCGTCCGCGTCGCTGCCAATGCTGGTGCCAATTCCGCACGAGAGGAGGACGCCCCTCATATCCTGGTCGCGGACGCGCGCGAAACGCACGCCGAACGCAGCAGTGAGTGGTTGCAGGCACTGACACAGTACCTCGAAACGGCTGGTTATCGCAGTTCCTTGGCCCGGACCTGGACGGAAACTTACCGCCAGATCCATCACCACAGCATTGACTTGCTACTGCTCGATTGCGGCATGCCGCCGTGGGATGCCACCGCGATCGCCGCCCTGAAAGAGCTACTCCAGCAGTATGGCAATTTGCCGGTGGTAGCGCTTGCCAGTCAAGCCGATGCGGCAGCGATCGCGCCCGACCAAATCGAGTTGTTGCAGCAAGTGGCGACGCACATACTGCCCGGCCATTCACAATCGATGGTAGAACTCCTCGCTCAAATCGATCTAGCACTGGAGCTGCCGAGCGACGGATGA
- the recF gene encoding DNA replication/repair protein RecF (All proteins in this family for which functions are known are DNA-binding proteins that assist the filamentation of RecA onto DNA for the initiation of recombination or recombinational repair.), whose product MYLETLHLRSFRNYTDQRVTFSAQKTILVGNNAQGKSNALEAVELLATLKSHRTSRDRDLVRRDAESGQIRATVARSNGSLELAMTLRGKGRRTLAIEGEVLRRHLDFLGALNAVEFSSLDLDLVRGAPEYRRHWLDALLVQIEPIYAYILQEYVRVVRQRNALLKSIRKSLGDGGDATTVPRSDWDQLALWDAQLAAGGSRVMRRRDRVLQRLIPLAQRWHDRIGGGTEHLSVIYAPNVECDRDDPAGVRAAILEKIKERRLAEQHLGTSVVGPHRDEIDLQIDDTPARAYGSQGQQRTLVLALKLAELELIEAVIGEPPLLLLDDVLAELDPMRQNQLLDAIQDRFQTLITTTHVDTFDAQWLSASQVLVVEAGRISP is encoded by the coding sequence ATGTATCTGGAGACGCTCCACCTGCGCTCATTTCGCAATTACACCGACCAGCGCGTTACGTTCTCCGCACAAAAAACGATTCTGGTTGGCAACAACGCCCAGGGCAAATCAAACGCGCTCGAAGCCGTTGAGTTGCTCGCCACGCTGAAGAGCCACCGTACTTCGCGCGATCGCGATTTAGTCCGCAGAGATGCCGAGAGCGGGCAAATTCGCGCAACAGTTGCTCGTTCCAACGGCAGTTTGGAGCTGGCCATGACGCTGCGCGGGAAGGGCCGCCGTACTCTTGCCATCGAGGGCGAAGTGCTGCGCCGCCACCTCGATTTTTTGGGCGCGCTCAATGCTGTTGAGTTCTCTAGCTTGGACTTGGATTTGGTGCGCGGCGCACCTGAATATCGCCGCCATTGGCTTGACGCCCTATTGGTTCAAATCGAGCCGATTTACGCCTACATCTTGCAAGAATACGTTCGCGTTGTTCGCCAGCGCAATGCATTGCTGAAATCGATTCGCAAGTCTCTCGGCGACGGCGGTGATGCGACTACTGTGCCGCGTTCGGACTGGGACCAACTGGCCTTGTGGGACGCGCAGTTGGCAGCAGGCGGCTCGCGGGTGATGCGCCGCCGCGATCGCGTCTTGCAGCGCCTGATTCCCCTTGCCCAGCGGTGGCACGATCGTATTGGCGGCGGTACCGAACATCTGAGCGTGATCTACGCACCCAATGTCGAGTGCGATCGCGACGACCCGGCAGGTGTTCGCGCTGCCATCCTGGAGAAAATCAAGGAGCGCCGCCTCGCCGAACAGCACCTCGGTACGTCGGTTGTCGGTCCCCACCGCGACGAGATCGACTTGCAGATCGACGACACGCCCGCGCGAGCTTACGGTTCTCAGGGACAGCAGCGCACGCTCGTACTGGCATTGAAGTTAGCCGAGCTGGAGTTGATCGAAGCCGTGATCGGCGAGCCGCCCCTGTTGTTGCTCGATGACGTCCTGGCTGAACTGGATCCGATGCGCCAGAATCAATTGCTGGATGCCATTCAAGATCGCTTTCAGACCTTGATTACCACTACCCACGTCGATACCTTCGACGCACAGTGGCTGTCAGCATCGCAAGTGCTAGTCGTTGAAGCCGGACGGATTTCCCCCTAA
- a CDS encoding S16 family serine protease has translation MFQRLSRRRIFRSGSSLLALGLAVAIAFHGAFLAAIAATSSLVMSRSPSVLALMPLAFGRRESNADVMVFRQTTPPTGGVGQATIGIERDPAPLLKVGFFESRLDNAGDQWRSAAWSAIATTSFLLGRDFGHRRFSFEYNGSIDGPSAGGLFTVHVLALALGDKVRADTTMTGTINPDGTIGPVGGIPLKLQGASEAGKRRIAIPAGQLTAEVDAVRQETGLEVFEAANIFDAYRFLTGRPLPLPIGAKDERPQLTPEFYAATTAQVEALQARYRKIEPRKFLGSELGLENEVSDAADIEDGTSPVAFARRGFVSATENFSAAKQSLKDGDLADAYHQTLSALWLAKAVRNLLAVDAVTSSSERVDAPNTNPAVDSNAAIDADRTETSVIASNTDAGAQTKSHRQQRDLIAQAAAHWSKVDSRAEELFARLAGTEARSASDAVNLMRAYGDWIAANGFQKLAQQSLQELESGKLPFNTSTTKTEQALFYSAVAPALADERLQIVEDTLALGFDGTGPVLQRDRVLRFSNTLFQAANASFKAFEALTIQPHAKSTAVAIDVVREEFNTIDATYYLAHAALAATTELAEELDDRTNLPYLQLGGSLLAYLSANSLIAKYYSLKAKFDPELETVGLRVPTEFDNTQGLTSMLDLAEQQARRTIAAARHASSEPGLQILDYDIGRSLREGDAFDKLRALRAFWKARSEANFIAIFSGQFALADRATPLVTVLQWIGGAAAIALAIAGGWWWRSRRRQPHVKS, from the coding sequence ATGTTCCAACGCTTATCTCGACGACGTATTTTCCGCTCGGGCTCAAGCTTGCTGGCACTCGGCTTGGCGGTCGCAATTGCCTTTCATGGCGCTTTCTTGGCAGCGATCGCCGCGACTTCGTCACTAGTGATGTCGCGATCGCCTTCCGTGTTGGCATTAATGCCCCTGGCGTTCGGCCGCCGCGAATCCAACGCGGACGTAATGGTTTTTCGCCAGACGACGCCGCCGACCGGCGGTGTGGGACAGGCAACGATCGGTATCGAGCGCGACCCCGCACCGTTATTAAAAGTTGGGTTCTTCGAATCGCGTCTGGATAATGCTGGCGACCAGTGGCGATCGGCCGCTTGGTCCGCGATCGCCACCACCAGCTTCTTGCTGGGCCGCGACTTCGGTCACCGCCGGTTTTCCTTCGAGTACAACGGCTCGATAGACGGACCGAGTGCGGGCGGTCTATTTACCGTTCACGTCCTGGCTTTGGCGCTGGGCGATAAAGTGCGTGCCGACACCACCATGACCGGTACGATCAACCCCGATGGCACGATCGGACCGGTTGGCGGCATTCCTCTGAAGCTGCAAGGGGCGAGCGAGGCTGGTAAGCGACGAATTGCAATCCCGGCCGGGCAGCTAACAGCGGAAGTCGATGCCGTCCGTCAGGAGACAGGGTTGGAGGTATTCGAAGCTGCTAATATCTTCGACGCCTATCGGTTCTTGACCGGGCGGCCGCTACCGCTGCCGATCGGTGCAAAGGACGAGCGCCCGCAGTTAACCCCGGAGTTCTATGCAGCGACAACTGCACAGGTGGAAGCTCTACAAGCACGTTACCGCAAGATAGAACCGCGGAAATTTCTGGGCAGCGAACTGGGATTGGAGAATGAAGTCTCAGATGCTGCGGACATTGAAGATGGCACGAGTCCGGTAGCGTTTGCCCGGAGAGGTTTCGTCAGCGCCACCGAGAACTTCAGCGCGGCCAAGCAATCCCTTAAAGACGGCGATCTAGCCGATGCCTATCACCAAACCCTCAGTGCATTGTGGCTCGCTAAAGCCGTTCGGAATCTTTTGGCCGTCGACGCTGTTACGTCGTCCTCTGAAAGGGTCGACGCTCCCAATACAAATCCAGCAGTCGATTCAAACGCAGCGATTGATGCCGATCGCACGGAAACTTCGGTTATTGCCTCCAATACAGACGCAGGTGCCCAGACCAAGTCGCACCGCCAGCAGCGCGACTTGATTGCCCAAGCTGCCGCACACTGGTCGAAGGTGGACTCGCGGGCGGAGGAACTGTTCGCGCGTTTGGCCGGAACCGAGGCGCGATCGGCGTCCGACGCCGTTAACCTAATGCGTGCCTACGGTGATTGGATTGCTGCGAACGGATTCCAAAAACTTGCCCAGCAGTCACTCCAGGAATTAGAGTCTGGCAAATTGCCTTTCAATACTTCCACTACAAAAACCGAGCAGGCACTGTTTTATTCTGCTGTTGCCCCTGCTCTAGCCGATGAACGGCTGCAGATCGTTGAGGATACATTGGCGCTCGGGTTCGACGGCACCGGACCGGTCTTGCAGCGCGATCGCGTATTGCGCTTCAGCAATACCCTGTTCCAAGCCGCCAATGCTAGTTTCAAAGCCTTCGAAGCCCTGACAATCCAACCTCATGCCAAGTCAACAGCGGTTGCAATCGATGTCGTGCGCGAAGAGTTTAATACTATTGACGCAACTTATTACTTAGCGCATGCAGCACTCGCGGCTACAACCGAGCTGGCCGAGGAACTCGACGATCGCACCAACCTCCCCTATCTGCAGCTCGGTGGTTCGCTCCTCGCCTACCTCAGCGCGAATTCGCTGATTGCCAAATACTATTCTTTGAAGGCCAAGTTCGACCCCGAACTCGAAACAGTCGGACTGAGGGTGCCAACCGAGTTTGACAACACGCAAGGGCTGACCAGCATGCTCGACCTGGCAGAGCAACAAGCCCGTCGTACCATTGCCGCTGCGCGTCACGCGAGTAGCGAACCGGGATTGCAAATTCTCGACTACGATATCGGCCGATCGCTGCGCGAAGGTGATGCTTTCGACAAGCTCAGAGCATTGAGGGCCTTTTGGAAAGCACGCTCCGAAGCCAACTTCATAGCAATCTTCTCTGGGCAATTTGCCCTTGCCGATCGCGCCACCCCTCTGGTGACGGTGCTGCAGTGGATTGGTGGAGCCGCCGCGATAGCACTGGCGATCGCAGGGGGGTGGTGGTGGCGATCGCGCCGCCGTCAACCCCATGTCAAATCCTAA